GGGAATAAAATTCCCAAGATGGCGTGCCATGGTCCGGGCATAGGTGTCATACCCACCACCGGCGCCTGAGCCAACAATGATCTTCATCCGTTTGGATTTATAGAAATCTGCAACCGAAGCCGCATCCGATACGGTTGGGGCGAATGCACCTGCAACCGCAATGGCCGATCCGAGGATAATGCCGCTAACAAAATTTAATTTTATCATTCATTTGTCTCCCTGATTGCTCTTGTTGGTCCTTACCCGCTTATTCAGGCAGATGAACCTTATCGTTATGGTTTCTAACTGTTATATCCCAAAACGTCCCAAGGCGCCCTCCCAACGGGAGGACGCCTTGTTTGTTGTGGACGGACGACTAACCTTTGCAGTTGGCTGAATAGGCCAATCCGCCTTTGCCGTAATAGCTGACGGTGCAAACCATTCCGACTTTAAGGTTTTTAACTTTGCTTTTCTTGCCGTTGATCTTGGTCTTGCGGCCAAGTTTCTTTTCACGCGCCTTGAACTTCCAGGTCGTGCCTGATTTATCCTTGAAGGTGAACTTCATCTTACGGCCCTTGCCCTTGATCTTGGTAATCTTCAGGCCTTTGACCTTTTTCTTCTTGGCCTTGCTGATCTTGATCGAACGCATTTCGGAATAAATGATCCGCGCCCGGTCACCCACGGCCTTTGGATAGGCATAGAGTTTCGCCAAAAGCTTTTCAGCATCGGGACCGGAAATTGGATCAACTTCCATAGAGGCCTTTTCGATGTCCGCCTTGAAATCGGCCTTGGTCATCATTGTAGAGAAAGCCTTACGCAGTGCCGCTGCACGCGCAGGATGCGTACCAGGTGCCAGGATGAACGGACGGCTCAATTCCTCCCACATGAAGATGGCTTCCATAACCTTGCGATCTTCGTCGGACTTGGCAAACTCAAGAACGGATGGAACACCGGGAAGATCGGCACGCCGTCTTACTGAAAGAAGGGCGACGACCTTAACAAATTTATCCTTGAGCCATTGCGCCCTGATCTTTTTCAATTGTGTCCACGCCCAGGCGCCGACACCCTGTACTTCGCCACGTTCCATGGCCATGGTGCTTTCACCGGTAGAGCCATAACCAACCACCACCTTGAACTTTGTGCCAAGAACCTGATTGAGCACACGTGGATAAACGCCACCGCCCGAACGGGCAGACGTTGCGCCGAGAACGATCTGTTTCTCCATCGCCTGTTTCAGGGTTGTGACACCCGAATCGCTTCTTGAAAATAGCACCGAGCTGCCACGGGTATAAACCCCAAGCCAATAGAATTTCCTTGGATCGAACCGGGCACCTGCTGCACCGATATAGGCTTCCCGCATGGCCGCGGGATGGGCGTGGCCAATGACCGAACCATCCTTCGGGGCCTTGATGGCAAGCCAGTTCAAAAGGCGCAGACTGCCTGCACCCGGCATGTTCTGGGTGATGACCCGGGGGGTGCCTGGAATATATTTGCTGATATGCCGGCCGACCACGCGGCCGCCACGGTCATAGCCGCCGCCCGGGCTGAACCCGACAATGACTTTGACCCGTTTCTTTTTATAAAAATCGCTCACATCATCTGCAAATGCCGGAGCAGAAGCGATGGCGCCACCAACGGCAGCTGAAAGCATTGCAGCTGCCAAAAATTTCATTGAATTCATTTTCTTCTCCCTGTGTTGTGCCAATAACTGCGTATTGACCAAACGAATCATGTTCTTAAACGAACGCGTTGCTGTTCCCTTGTTGAATAGCTTCGTTTGGTATTAAACACTGGAAAAACCCATTTTGATAGGGGGCTAATCGCCCATATTTGGCAAGAACCCATCATAAAGGCCTAAAAAACCAGCTCATCTGGCCAAATCACAGCCATCTCACAGCCATCTCTATGCAAATTGTGCAAAAAAATTGAGGCAGAACCATTTTTGGAACTGCCTGACCGTGTCACTCGCCCCCTCCAGGGTAATGACTTCGTGCTTTAATGCATGATCAAGGGACACATGCCCCATCCACACTTTCACCATGTCGCGAATGTGTGAAGATACGAAGATATCCGGTTCAAAGCCCGGATCTTTGATGCAGATATCCACATCCCCATCTTGAAATAGCAACCAATACCGCCGCCGGTTAGCGGGAACGCCATCAAACTGAAACTGGGCAACAAAGCGGCCCTTGACCGGTGCCTCATTCGCTGAAACGCTGCGACGGATATCCCACATTAAAAGATCAGGATCGAGATTTTCATCGGCAACCAGATCATCGCGCACCCATTTCTGAGCCCATATCCCCATGCTTTCAAGAATGGGAAACAGCGCCTTTCCAGCTTCGGTAATGTGATATTCGAACCCTTTGCCCTTCAAAACAGGCGTGCGGGACAAGATTCCGCTATATTCAAGTTCCTTAAGCCGGGCGGAGAGAAGCGCCGATGACATTCTGGGCACCCCTGACTGGATTTGATTAAAGCGTGTGCTGCCACAATAAAGTTCCCGTACAATCAGGGGGACCCAACGTTCTGCCAAAATTTCTGCTGCCCGTGCAATGGGGCAATATTGCCCATAGCCCTTTGATTTAGCCATTTTCAATGCCTCCCAAGTATCACACAGATCATACCGGGTTCCCCGCCATCGATTCAACTTCATATATTGAAGTTGTCAGAATCGTTATTTGGCGTAATCCTGTCATCAACTTCAAATTAAATGCAGGAGAAACATCATGAGCAAATCGATCAACCTTCAGACTTTGGTTCACACAATCGGGCCTGCGATGGCCGACATATCCCAAGAGGCAGATGCTAACGATACCTTCGTTCAGGAAAATTATGATGTTCTCAAAAAGAACAACGTGTTTTCCGCCCTGGTGCCAGAAGCCCTTGGCGGGGGGGGTGTCAAGCATTCGGAAATGTGCGCATTCATTCGTACCCTTGCAACCTATTGTCCTTCTACTGCCCTGGCGCTTTCTATGCACCAGCATCTGACAGCAGCCGCGGTTTTTAATTACAAACACGATCGCCCGGGCTGGCAGATTCTGGAGAAAGTCGCATCAGGACAAGTCATCCTTATCAGCACCGGGGCAAATGACTGGCTGGAATCCAATGGCGCGGTGGAACGGGTCGAAGGCGGATACAAGGTCACAGCCAAAAAGCCCTTTGCCAGTGGATCGCCTGCGGGCACGGTGCTGGTTACCTCCGCCCCCTATCAAGACCCAAAAGAAGGCTGGAAGGTGCTTCATTTCCCAGTCCCGCTTGCATCAGACGGGGTCTCTTTTGGTGATGATTGGCGGGCCATGGGGATGCGGGGCACGGGGTCACAAACGATCAGCCTGGATGGTGTTTTTGTACCCGATGAAACCATCGCCCTCAGCCGACCTCAAGGGGAATACCACCCGGCATGGAACGTTATCCTGACGGTTGCCCTGCCACTGATCATGTCTGCTTATCTTGGGGTTGCCCAAACCGCCGCCAAAATTGCCACAACACAGGGGAAACGCAGGGCCGGTGACCCTGCAACCGCCTATTTAATGGGTGAAATGGGCAACCGCCTAACCACGGCACAGGTTGCTGTGGAAAGCATGGTCGCCATCACCAACGACTGGGATTTTGATCCAGCAACTGCTGTCGCGGGAGAGATATTGGCGCGCAAAACCATCGCTGCCAATGCAGCCATTGCAGCGACAGAGAAAGCAATGGAGGTTGCAGGCGGTGGTGGGTTTTTCAGGAAATTGGGATTGGAGCGACTGCTTCGTGATGTTCATGGGGCGCGTTATCACCCGCTTGGGGAAAAGCCGCAGCAGCAATTCTGTGGTCGCCTTGCCCTGGGCCTTGACCCCATTGAGGGAAAAGAAGAAGCAAAACTGTAAAAAGGAACGGCGGAATTCTCCCAGTTCATACTTATTTAACGGTAGTGACCTAAGGTTTACAGCTACTTATGGGCTAACTACCTACGCAATCGTTTGGGGAGACAACGACCTATGAACACACGGTTTTCAACACAATCGGACGCTAACAACAGCGCCAGCACAAGCGAAATGCAGCCCGCATTTGAAGTGCTTGATAACATCTCTAAAGAATTGCAGGGATTGAGTGATGAAGTCGATCAGGTCACCTCGGTTTCAGAACAGGTTAAGGCCATTGCTTCCCAGACCAATCTTTTGGCACTGAACGCGACCATTGAAGCGGCCAGGGCCGGTGATGCGGGTCGAGGGTTTTCTGTTGTTGCCAGCGAAGTTAAAGAATTGGCAGGCCAAACCCGAAAAGCCACTGAACAGATCAGGGAAACCCTTGATGCCCTGAACCACAAGATTGAACAGCTGAACCTTCATAACAAAGAAGCCCGCACTGTTATTAAAGAAGCTGAAAAATCAATGCTTGCCAGCATGGCACAGTCAAACATGGTGGCAGAGCCCGACATGGGCCCCTCCTCCGTGCTTCCCATGAACCAACCGGCCACCATCGCACCCGAAGCAAAGCCTGCGCCGGATAATGGCGCTGACTTTGGTTTGGTTCAGGAAACCTTCAAAATGGTTGAACCGATCGCCGAAACAGCCGCAGATTTGTTCTATACCCATCTTTTCGAACTTGATCCCAGCCTGCGTACCTTGTTCAAGGGCGACATGGTGGAACAGGGCAAGAAATTAATGACAACCCTGAAAGTAGCGGTTGAAGGATTGGATGATCTGGACAGACTGGTCCCTGTCGTCCGTGTTCTGGGCCTGCGCCATCTTGAATCTGGCGTCAAAGAGGCACATTACGCAACCGTAGGTGCTGCCCTGCTTTGGACTCTGGAACAAGGGCTTGGGGATGCCTTCACACCGGATGTCAAGAATGCCTGGGCCAATGTCTATGGTGTTCTA
This is a stretch of genomic DNA from Rhodospirillales bacterium. It encodes these proteins:
- a CDS encoding hemin receptor — its product is MNQPATIAPEAKPAPDNGADFGLVQETFKMVEPIAETAADLFYTHLFELDPSLRTLFKGDMVEQGKKLMTTLKVAVEGLDDLDRLVPVVRVLGLRHLESGVKEAHYATVGAALLWTLEQGLGDAFTPDVKNAWANVYGVLSETMIDAAYS
- a CDS encoding helix-turn-helix transcriptional regulator; translated protein: MAKSKGYGQYCPIARAAEILAERWVPLIVRELYCGSTRFNQIQSGVPRMSSALLSARLKELEYSGILSRTPVLKGKGFEYHITEAGKALFPILESMGIWAQKWVRDDLVADENLDPDLLMWDIRRSVSANEAPVKGRFVAQFQFDGVPANRRRYWLLFQDGDVDICIKDPGFEPDIFVSSHIRDMVKVWMGHVSLDHALKHEVITLEGASDTVRQFQKWFCLNFFAQFA
- a CDS encoding acyl-CoA/acyl-ACP dehydrogenase — its product is MSKSINLQTLVHTIGPAMADISQEADANDTFVQENYDVLKKNNVFSALVPEALGGGGVKHSEMCAFIRTLATYCPSTALALSMHQHLTAAAVFNYKHDRPGWQILEKVASGQVILISTGANDWLESNGAVERVEGGYKVTAKKPFASGSPAGTVLVTSAPYQDPKEGWKVLHFPVPLASDGVSFGDDWRAMGMRGTGSQTISLDGVFVPDETIALSRPQGEYHPAWNVILTVALPLIMSAYLGVAQTAAKIATTQGKRRAGDPATAYLMGEMGNRLTTAQVAVESMVAITNDWDFDPATAVAGEILARKTIAANAAIAATEKAMEVAGGGGFFRKLGLERLLRDVHGARYHPLGEKPQQQFCGRLALGLDPIEGKEEAKL